Proteins from a single region of Segatella copri:
- a CDS encoding YtxH domain-containing protein produces the protein MKTLGYIGAFLGGAIAGTALGLIFAPEKGEDTRSKIAGAVDDFCKKHDIKLSRKDVDDLVDDIKDAAPEV, from the coding sequence ATGAAAACATTAGGTTACATTGGTGCTTTCCTCGGCGGTGCTATCGCCGGTACAGCACTCGGTTTGATTTTCGCTCCTGAGAAGGGTGAGGATACACGTAGTAAGATTGCAGGTGCAGTAGACGATTTCTGCAAAAAGCACGACATCAAGTTGAGCCGTAAGGACGTTGATGATCTGGTTGACGACATCAAGGACGCAGCTCCTGAGGTTTAA
- a CDS encoding phage holin family protein, with protein MFSNDKNVETIGQLIEVLKHYIGLQSEYLKLDVVDKVVRLLTVITMTVVLLGLLTLTLIYLSFGAAFALADLIGSLTFGFCIVAAVYLFILILFVIFRHKWIERPLVRFLASLLMEK; from the coding sequence ATGTTCTCGAACGATAAAAATGTAGAAACTATCGGGCAGCTCATTGAGGTGCTTAAACATTACATCGGGCTTCAGAGCGAATATCTGAAGCTCGATGTTGTGGATAAGGTGGTACGCCTGCTTACCGTCATTACCATGACGGTGGTACTCCTGGGCTTACTTACGCTTACCCTCATTTACCTATCCTTTGGCGCTGCTTTTGCATTGGCAGACTTAATAGGTAGTCTGACTTTCGGATTCTGCATTGTTGCTGCAGTATACCTATTTATATTAATATTATTTGTAATTTTCCGCCATAAGTGGATCGAGAGACCATTGGTCAGATTTCTGGCAAGCCTCTTGATGGAAAAATAA
- a CDS encoding MBL fold metallo-hydrolase yields MKVTLLGTGTSGGVPSLGCNCEVCRSTDPHDKRLRSAAMIETENTRILIDAGPDIRQQLLRVPFRKIDGVLVTHIHYDHVGGIDDLRPFCIFGDINIYGDEIVTAGLPHTMPYCFPRNAEKLYPGAPKLKLHTIHPHELYEIGDIEFVPIRVMHDKMPILGYRFGRFAYITDMKSMGDEEYAYLDGVETLVINALRFEKTHHSHQLVSDAIEVSRRIGAKHTYFIHVTHQIGFHDEANKRLPEGFEFGFDGMEIYVENR; encoded by the coding sequence ATGAAGGTAACTTTATTAGGTACAGGCACATCGGGCGGGGTTCCTTCGCTGGGGTGTAACTGTGAAGTGTGCCGAAGTACGGATCCGCATGATAAAAGATTGCGTAGTGCGGCAATGATAGAAACGGAGAATACCCGTATTCTGATAGATGCCGGACCTGATATCCGACAGCAGTTGTTGCGTGTGCCTTTCAGAAAGATAGATGGCGTCCTGGTTACGCATATCCATTACGACCATGTTGGTGGTATTGATGATTTGCGCCCTTTCTGTATCTTTGGTGATATCAATATCTATGGCGATGAAATCGTTACTGCGGGGCTGCCTCATACGATGCCTTACTGCTTTCCGAGGAATGCAGAAAAACTCTATCCGGGAGCTCCTAAACTCAAATTGCATACCATTCATCCGCATGAGCTTTATGAGATAGGAGACATTGAGTTTGTTCCTATCCGTGTGATGCACGATAAGATGCCTATTCTCGGCTATCGGTTTGGTAGGTTTGCCTATATTACTGATATGAAATCTATGGGTGATGAAGAATATGCTTATTTGGATGGTGTGGAAACACTCGTAATTAACGCACTCAGATTTGAGAAAACACATCACAGCCATCAGCTTGTATCTGATGCTATTGAGGTGTCGCGCAGGATAGGAGCAAAACATACTTATTTTATCCATGTGACTCATCAGATAGGTTTTCACGATGAGGCGAATAAAAGGCTGCCCGAAGGCTTTGAATTTGGCTTCGATGGAATGGAGATATATGTAGAAAATAGATGA
- the murB gene encoding UDP-N-acetylmuramate dehydrogenase, with translation MKDIRNYSLLAHNTFGIDAKCSRFLEYESVEEARQIVGLLTEADQPLLILGGGSNLLLTGDYAGTVLHSAIMGIEVLDNKTLTAAEGDDALCNPDWVFLSCGSGEVFDDVVAYAVEHGYHGAENLSIIPGEVGASAIQNIGAYGVEAKDIIYKVEAVEIATGRVVVFDNADCEYSYRQSKFKHEWKDKYLVTHVIYRLQKTFCPDLDYGNIRSALEAKRIAEPTAQQLRDVIIEIREAKLPDPKVLGNAGSFFMNPIVEKAKYEELAALYPGMPHYTIDESHEKIPAGWMIDQCGWKGKSLGRAGVHDKQALVLVNRGGATGEEIVKLCETIQEDVKQKFGIEIHPEVNVK, from the coding sequence ATGAAGGATATTCGTAACTACAGCCTTTTGGCTCACAATACGTTTGGCATCGATGCCAAATGCAGCAGATTTCTGGAGTATGAATCGGTTGAGGAAGCCCGACAGATAGTGGGCTTGCTGACAGAGGCAGATCAGCCACTGCTCATTTTGGGCGGTGGTAGCAATCTCTTGCTGACCGGTGATTATGCAGGTACAGTACTCCATTCGGCTATTATGGGTATTGAGGTTCTTGACAACAAGACTTTGACAGCTGCAGAGGGGGATGATGCTTTGTGCAATCCGGATTGGGTGTTCCTTTCCTGTGGTAGTGGCGAGGTGTTTGATGATGTGGTAGCTTATGCCGTAGAGCATGGCTATCATGGAGCGGAGAATCTGAGTATTATTCCGGGTGAAGTAGGTGCCAGTGCGATTCAGAATATCGGTGCCTATGGTGTGGAAGCTAAGGATATTATATATAAGGTGGAAGCGGTTGAGATAGCTACGGGCAGAGTAGTGGTGTTTGATAATGCTGACTGCGAGTATAGTTACCGTCAGAGTAAATTTAAGCATGAGTGGAAGGATAAGTATCTGGTGACGCATGTGATTTACCGTTTGCAGAAGACCTTCTGTCCGGATCTGGATTATGGTAATATCCGTTCTGCGCTCGAGGCTAAGCGTATTGCTGAGCCTACAGCCCAGCAGCTTCGTGATGTCATCATAGAAATTAGAGAGGCAAAATTGCCTGATCCTAAGGTGTTGGGTAATGCAGGCAGTTTCTTTATGAATCCTATTGTAGAGAAGGCTAAGTACGAAGAACTGGCTGCTCTTTATCCGGGTATGCCTCATTATACAATCGATGAATCTCATGAAAAGATTCCGGCTGGCTGGATGATTGATCAGTGTGGCTGGAAGGGAAAGAGTCTGGGACGGGCCGGTGTGCATGATAAGCAGGCACTGGTGCTAGTGAATCGTGGCGGCGCTACGGGCGAGGAAATCGTAAAACTCTGTGAGACCATCCAGGAGGATGTGAAGCAGAAGTTTGGTATAGAGATTCATCCGGAGGTGAATGTTAAGTGA
- a CDS encoding DUF4348 domain-containing protein, with product MKKLCLLTVLMAVLTIVCFTSVGCTDKKPAPAIDSASSDTVIADTQAMDSTEQLIEETPMPKAADELFDDFVFNFAANRKLQKSRIVFPLPVYHGKKLTKKIEKNHWKMEHFFMRQDYYTLIFDNQKQMKLMKDTTIDHVVIEKVFYSKKTVQQFVFNRINGQWMMTSICYKPMYQNNNASFLKFYGHFATDTAFQARHIHNPVKFTGPDPDDDFSTMTGDIEPETWPAFAPVLPHGMIYNIIYGQKYTESNQKIFVIRGIANGMETSLTFKKIGGKWELIKLNM from the coding sequence ATGAAAAAACTCTGTTTATTAACGGTGTTAATGGCGGTGCTTACCATCGTTTGTTTCACGTCTGTGGGATGCACAGACAAGAAGCCTGCGCCTGCCATTGATTCGGCTTCATCTGATACGGTGATTGCCGACACCCAAGCGATGGACTCTACAGAACAGCTGATAGAGGAGACTCCGATGCCAAAGGCGGCTGACGAGCTTTTTGATGATTTCGTGTTTAATTTTGCAGCTAACAGAAAGTTGCAGAAAAGTCGTATTGTCTTCCCGCTGCCGGTATATCACGGTAAGAAACTGACCAAGAAGATAGAAAAAAATCATTGGAAGATGGAGCATTTCTTCATGCGCCAGGATTATTACACGCTGATCTTTGATAATCAGAAACAGATGAAACTGATGAAGGATACTACTATCGATCATGTAGTAATAGAAAAGGTGTTCTATAGTAAAAAGACAGTTCAGCAGTTCGTGTTTAATCGCATCAATGGCCAGTGGATGATGACTAGCATCTGCTACAAGCCTATGTATCAGAATAATAATGCCAGTTTCCTGAAGTTTTACGGCCATTTTGCAACTGATACCGCTTTCCAGGCTCGCCACATCCATAATCCGGTGAAGTTTACCGGTCCTGATCCTGATGATGATTTCAGTACGATGACAGGCGATATAGAACCGGAAACATGGCCTGCCTTTGCGCCAGTACTGCCTCACGGCATGATTTACAATATAATCTATGGTCAGAAATATACCGAGAGCAACCAGAAAATCTTCGTGATCCGTGGTATTGCCAATGGTATGGAAACCTCTCTTACTTTCAAAAAGATTGGAGGAAAATGGGAACTGATCAAACTGAATATGTAG
- the pheS gene encoding phenylalanine--tRNA ligase subunit alpha, with protein MLLEKIDELLKEVSTLTAQNAEEVEQLRIKYLSKKGEINALMADFRTVPADQKKEVGVKINELKNAALEKINGLKEQMEEAEASSDDIDLTRTAYPVALGTRHPLTVVKNQIIDIFARMGFTLFQGPEVDDDKHVFTMLNFAADHPARDMQDTFFIEKTNSDDVTKNVLLRSHTSNDEAHYMETHEPPIRVLCPGRVYRNEAISARAHCFFHQVEGLYVDKNVSFTDLKQVLLTFAREMFGADTKIRLRPSYFPFTEPSAEMDISCNICGGKGCNFCKHTGWVEILGCGMVDPHDLEACGIDSNVYTGYAFGMGVERITNLKYRVSDLRLFSENDTRFLREFESAK; from the coding sequence ATGTTATTAGAAAAAATAGACGAACTCTTGAAAGAAGTGAGCACTTTGACTGCCCAAAACGCAGAAGAAGTAGAGCAGCTTCGAATCAAGTATCTGAGCAAAAAGGGCGAGATTAACGCCCTTATGGCCGACTTCCGCACAGTGCCAGCCGACCAGAAGAAAGAGGTTGGTGTAAAAATCAACGAACTGAAGAACGCAGCCCTTGAGAAGATCAACGGACTGAAGGAGCAGATGGAAGAAGCTGAGGCATCAAGCGATGATATCGACTTGACCCGTACCGCCTACCCTGTAGCACTCGGTACCCGCCATCCACTCACCGTGGTGAAGAATCAGATTATCGACATTTTCGCTCGCATGGGCTTTACTCTTTTCCAGGGTCCTGAGGTAGATGACGACAAGCACGTATTTACGATGCTCAACTTTGCTGCCGACCACCCAGCCCGCGATATGCAGGACACCTTTTTTATAGAGAAGACCAACAGCGACGACGTTACCAAAAATGTGCTTCTCCGCAGCCATACATCTAACGACGAGGCTCACTATATGGAAACCCATGAGCCACCTATCCGTGTGCTCTGCCCAGGCCGCGTTTACCGTAACGAGGCTATCAGCGCCCGCGCTCACTGTTTCTTCCATCAGGTAGAAGGTCTCTATGTAGATAAGAACGTAAGTTTCACCGACCTCAAGCAGGTGCTCCTTACCTTTGCCCGTGAGATGTTTGGTGCAGATACCAAGATTCGTCTCCGTCCTAGCTACTTCCCATTTACAGAACCTAGTGCCGAGATGGATATCTCCTGCAACATCTGTGGCGGTAAGGGTTGCAACTTCTGCAAGCATACCGGATGGGTTGAGATTTTAGGTTGCGGTATGGTTGACCCTCATGATCTTGAGGCTTGCGGTATCGACAGCAATGTCTATACGGGTTATGCCTTCGGTATGGGTGTTGAGCGTATCACCAACTTGAAATATCGCGTGAGCGACCTTCGTCTCTTCTCTGAGAACGATACTCGTTTCTTGCGCGAGTTTGAGTCTGCGAAGTAA
- a CDS encoding DUF3332 domain-containing protein produces MKKNLTKPVIAVLLGALTFSSCIGSFGLTNSVLDWNKRATDNKFVNEIIFVLISPAYAVCSFADLLVINSIEFWTGDKVIGQVGTTKDVMGKDGRMYAIKTLKNGYEITDPDGEKSYFVFDKKHKSWSYSKDGDIRELFSFNEDGSIQACLPSGEKINVPADANGLYQVRMAMNDGLFYAFNK; encoded by the coding sequence ATGAAGAAAAATTTAACTAAACCTGTCATCGCAGTCCTGTTGGGCGCCTTGACATTCAGTTCTTGCATCGGCTCATTTGGTCTGACAAATTCCGTACTTGACTGGAACAAGAGAGCAACAGACAACAAGTTTGTAAACGAGATTATCTTCGTGCTTATCTCTCCAGCTTACGCAGTATGTTCATTTGCAGACCTTCTCGTTATCAACTCTATCGAGTTCTGGACAGGCGACAAGGTGATTGGCCAGGTAGGAACTACTAAGGACGTAATGGGTAAGGATGGTCGCATGTATGCCATCAAGACATTGAAGAATGGCTACGAGATTACTGACCCAGATGGTGAGAAATCATATTTTGTGTTCGACAAGAAGCACAAGAGTTGGTCATACAGCAAGGATGGCGATATCCGTGAGCTTTTCAGCTTCAACGAGGATGGCAGCATCCAGGCTTGCTTGCCAAGTGGCGAGAAGATCAACGTCCCAGCAGATGCCAATGGTTTATACCAGGTTCGCATGGCTATGAATGATGGTTTGTTCTATGCATTCAACAAGTAA
- a CDS encoding TonB-dependent receptor: MKNRLLILTICLIATIKMMAQEFTLHGKVVDENNQPLEFAIVSVASQGKTAVTSLKGDYSLKLHSADSVVVKFSYIGFKTKTKVLRRPRGKQTLQVVLREASTTLDEVNIKGEKIQSDQIQELKTKDMKMTPSANGNGVESLVQQQAGVSTHNELSSQYNVRGGAFDENSVYINNVEVFRPFLVRSGQQEGLSVINPYMVDKIGFSTGGYAAKYGDKMSSALDITYKTLKAKSKKPVVEGSLAASLLGADAYIGLGTQKLSWLNSVRYKTTSYLLGSMETKGEYKPNYLDYQTYLSYQPNKRWKLDFIGYISDNHYNFEPEDRETKFGTMENVKSFRVYFDGQEKDRFLTYFGTLGITRQFTANTSLSLLGSAFYTKEQEKYDIQGQYWLDETETSENLGVGTYFEHARNYLTARVMSAKLMLKHKVKKHQMEAAVSLKREHIEENSVEYEMRDSAGYSIPHNGKDLYMVYSLKARNELNANRMEAYIQDTYRFSGGTADSTGNGQTHYTLNYGIRMSHWNFNRETIVSPRLSLAIIPANHENTTLRFAAGLYYQAPFFKELRDTSTVNGITIASLNEKIKSQRSIHFIAGYDYRFKLGDQRYKFSAEAYYKALSNLVPYSVSNVKVVYYGQNECSGHAAGLDFKLYGEFVPGTDSWLSLSLMDTKMKLGGKSIPLPTDQRYAVNLFFTDYFPGSKKWRMSLKLAFADGLPFAAPHRELETNSFRATAYRRADIGMSYQLLDNSRREKKTFLKNVMLGVDCLNLFGIDNVNSYYWVTDVTSQQYAVPNYLTGRQLNARILLEF; this comes from the coding sequence ATGAAAAATAGATTATTGATACTCACAATATGCCTCATCGCAACCATAAAGATGATGGCGCAGGAGTTTACCCTTCACGGCAAAGTGGTAGACGAGAACAATCAGCCACTGGAGTTTGCCATCGTTTCGGTGGCTAGCCAGGGAAAGACTGCCGTTACTTCGCTCAAGGGAGACTATAGCCTCAAACTGCATTCTGCAGACAGCGTGGTAGTCAAATTCTCATATATCGGCTTCAAGACAAAAACAAAAGTGCTGAGAAGACCGCGAGGAAAACAAACCCTGCAGGTGGTACTTCGCGAAGCATCCACCACCCTCGATGAGGTGAATATCAAGGGAGAGAAAATACAGTCGGACCAGATACAGGAGCTGAAGACTAAGGACATGAAGATGACGCCATCTGCCAACGGAAATGGGGTGGAAAGTCTGGTTCAGCAACAGGCTGGCGTGAGTACCCATAACGAACTCTCTTCGCAATACAATGTACGTGGCGGTGCCTTCGATGAGAACTCAGTATACATCAACAACGTAGAAGTATTCCGCCCATTCCTGGTTCGCAGCGGACAGCAGGAAGGCCTCTCCGTCATCAACCCTTATATGGTAGATAAAATCGGTTTCTCAACCGGAGGATATGCTGCCAAATACGGAGACAAGATGAGTTCGGCTCTCGACATCACCTACAAAACCCTGAAAGCAAAAAGCAAGAAGCCGGTGGTTGAAGGCAGCCTGGCTGCCAGTCTGCTGGGTGCTGATGCATACATAGGTCTGGGAACCCAGAAGCTTTCATGGCTCAACAGCGTGCGCTACAAAACCACCTCTTACCTGCTCGGTTCGATGGAAACCAAAGGCGAATACAAGCCAAACTATCTGGACTATCAGACCTATCTGAGTTACCAGCCCAACAAACGCTGGAAACTAGACTTCATAGGCTACATCTCTGATAATCACTACAACTTCGAACCGGAAGACCGGGAAACGAAGTTCGGAACAATGGAAAACGTAAAGAGCTTCAGAGTATATTTTGACGGTCAGGAGAAAGACCGCTTCCTCACCTACTTCGGTACACTCGGCATTACCCGCCAGTTTACAGCCAACACCAGTCTCTCGCTTCTGGGCAGTGCTTTCTATACCAAGGAACAGGAGAAATATGACATTCAGGGTCAATATTGGCTCGATGAGACCGAAACCTCAGAAAACCTGGGTGTAGGTACCTATTTCGAACATGCCCGAAACTATCTTACGGCTCGCGTGATGAGTGCCAAACTGATGCTCAAGCACAAGGTGAAGAAACATCAGATGGAAGCGGCAGTAAGTCTGAAGCGTGAACATATCGAGGAGAATTCTGTAGAATATGAGATGCGTGATTCCGCAGGATACAGTATTCCTCACAATGGCAAAGACCTCTATATGGTTTATTCACTGAAGGCTCGCAACGAACTGAATGCCAACCGAATGGAAGCTTACATCCAGGACACCTACCGTTTTTCGGGAGGAACAGCCGACAGTACCGGTAATGGACAGACACATTACACCCTGAACTATGGTATCAGAATGAGTCATTGGAATTTCAACAGAGAAACCATCGTGAGTCCTCGTCTGTCGCTCGCCATCATACCAGCCAACCACGAAAATACCACTCTCCGTTTTGCGGCAGGTCTGTATTATCAGGCTCCATTCTTCAAGGAATTGAGAGATACATCTACGGTGAACGGCATAACCATCGCATCGCTGAACGAGAAAATCAAGAGTCAGCGAAGCATCCACTTCATCGCCGGCTACGACTATAGGTTCAAGCTAGGAGACCAACGCTATAAATTCTCTGCCGAAGCCTATTACAAGGCTTTGAGCAATCTGGTTCCTTATTCTGTAAGTAACGTGAAGGTAGTTTATTACGGACAGAACGAATGCAGCGGTCATGCGGCAGGACTCGACTTCAAACTCTACGGAGAATTTGTTCCGGGTACCGATTCCTGGCTCAGTCTTTCGCTCATGGATACAAAGATGAAACTGGGTGGCAAGAGCATCCCTTTGCCTACCGACCAGCGTTATGCGGTAAACCTCTTCTTCACCGATTATTTCCCGGGCAGCAAGAAGTGGCGCATGTCTTTGAAACTCGCCTTTGCCGATGGTCTTCCTTTTGCAGCACCCCACAGAGAGCTGGAGACCAACAGTTTCCGTGCCACCGCCTATCGCCGTGCAGATATCGGTATGAGTTATCAGCTGCTCGACAACAGCCGCCGGGAGAAGAAGACCTTCCTGAAGAATGTGATGTTGGGGGTAGATTGTCTCAACCTCTTCGGCATAGACAACGTAAACAGCTATTACTGGGTGACAGATGTAACCAGTCAGCAATACGCCGTACCTAATTATCTTACCGGCAGACAGCTCAATGCCCGCATTCTTTTGGAATTTTAG
- a CDS encoding acyl-CoA carboxylase subunit beta, with product MSKQVEKIKELIAKREQARLGGGEKAIEKQHARGKYTARERIEMLVDAGSFEEYDMFKLHRCTNFGMEKKQYLGDGVVAGSATIAGRLVYVYAQDFTVNGGSLSETMAQKICKVMDMAMTMGAPVICMNDSGGARIQEGICALAGYGEIFERNILASGVIPQISAIMGPCAGGAVYSPGLTDFIIMKEQTSYMFLTGPKVVKTVTGEDIDAEHLGGASVHATKSGVTHFAAKTEEEAIEMIKSLLSYIPSNNTEEAPRVECTDPIDRMDDTLNEIIPDDPNQAYDMYKVIGAVTDNGEFFEVQPKFAKNIITGFARFNGQSVGIVANQPAAYAGVLDVNASRKAARFVRFCDAFNIPIVSLVDVPGFLPGTGQEYNAVILHGAQLLYAYGEATVPKITITLRKSYGGSHIVMGCKQLRADLNFAWPSSEIAVMGASGAVAVLCGKEAKAKKEAGEDVKAFLAEKEQEYTDKFANPYQAAQYGYIDDVIEPRNTRFRICRGLAQLATKRQSLPAKKHGCMPM from the coding sequence ATGAGCAAACAAGTAGAAAAGATTAAGGAGCTGATCGCTAAGCGCGAACAGGCTCGTCTTGGCGGTGGCGAGAAGGCCATCGAGAAGCAGCATGCACGTGGCAAATATACCGCTCGTGAGCGTATCGAAATGTTGGTAGATGCCGGCAGTTTCGAGGAGTATGATATGTTCAAGTTGCATCGTTGCACTAACTTTGGCATGGAGAAGAAGCAGTACCTCGGTGATGGTGTTGTAGCTGGTAGCGCTACTATAGCCGGCCGTCTGGTTTACGTATATGCTCAGGACTTCACCGTAAATGGTGGTTCACTCTCTGAGACTATGGCACAGAAGATCTGCAAGGTAATGGATATGGCTATGACTATGGGTGCACCTGTTATCTGCATGAATGACTCAGGTGGTGCTCGTATTCAGGAAGGTATCTGCGCCCTCGCTGGTTATGGTGAGATTTTCGAGCGCAACATCCTCGCTTCTGGTGTCATCCCACAGATTTCTGCTATCATGGGCCCTTGCGCCGGTGGTGCCGTTTACTCTCCAGGTTTGACCGACTTCATCATCATGAAGGAGCAGACTTCTTACATGTTCCTGACTGGTCCTAAGGTTGTCAAGACCGTAACTGGTGAGGACATCGATGCAGAGCACCTCGGTGGTGCATCTGTTCACGCAACCAAGAGTGGTGTAACCCACTTCGCTGCTAAGACTGAGGAAGAGGCTATCGAGATGATCAAGAGCCTGCTCTCTTACATCCCTAGCAACAATACAGAAGAAGCTCCACGCGTAGAGTGCACAGACCCTATCGACCGCATGGACGATACTCTGAACGAGATTATCCCAGACGATCCAAACCAGGCATACGATATGTATAAGGTGATTGGTGCAGTAACCGATAACGGAGAGTTCTTCGAGGTTCAGCCTAAGTTCGCCAAGAACATCATCACAGGTTTCGCCCGCTTCAATGGTCAGAGCGTTGGTATCGTAGCCAACCAGCCAGCAGCTTACGCAGGTGTACTCGATGTAAACGCTAGCCGCAAGGCAGCCCGCTTCGTTCGTTTCTGCGATGCCTTCAATATTCCTATCGTATCTCTCGTTGACGTACCAGGATTCTTGCCAGGTACAGGTCAGGAGTACAATGCTGTCATCCTCCACGGTGCACAGTTGCTCTACGCTTACGGCGAGGCTACCGTGCCAAAGATTACTATCACATTGCGTAAGAGCTATGGTGGTAGCCACATCGTGATGGGTTGCAAGCAGTTGCGTGCCGACTTGAACTTCGCTTGGCCATCTTCAGAGATTGCCGTAATGGGTGCCAGCGGTGCCGTTGCCGTTCTCTGTGGTAAGGAAGCCAAGGCTAAGAAGGAAGCTGGCGAGGATGTAAAGGCATTCCTGGCTGAAAAGGAGCAGGAGTATACTGACAAGTTTGCTAATCCATATCAGGCAGCTCAGTATGGTTACATCGATGATGTCATCGAGCCACGTAACACCCGTTTCCGCATCTGCCGTGGTTTGGCTCAGCTCGCTACCAAGCGTCAGAGCTTGCCAGCTAAGAAGCATGGCTGTATGCCAATGTAA
- a CDS encoding biotin/lipoyl-containing protein has product MKEFKYTIDGKEYKVQIDAVEGNIASVNVNGEAYKVEMEQEAEPEKKKVVLGQPAAASDDAEATPAANVNTANAVKAPLPGTITSIEVAVGQEVKAGDTVVVLEAMKMQNNIEAEKDGKVTAICVKPGQAVLEEDALVVIE; this is encoded by the coding sequence ATGAAAGAGTTTAAATATACAATTGACGGAAAAGAATACAAGGTTCAGATTGACGCTGTTGAGGGTAACATCGCAAGCGTGAACGTGAATGGCGAAGCTTACAAGGTTGAAATGGAACAGGAGGCTGAGCCAGAGAAGAAAAAGGTTGTGCTCGGTCAGCCAGCTGCAGCATCTGATGATGCTGAGGCTACTCCAGCTGCCAACGTAAATACAGCCAATGCTGTAAAGGCTCCTCTCCCTGGTACTATCACCAGCATCGAGGTAGCTGTTGGTCAGGAGGTAAAGGCAGGTGATACTGTTGTCGTTCTCGAGGCTATGAAGATGCAGAACAACATCGAGGCTGAGAAGGATGGTAAGGTTACTGCTATCTGCGTAAAACCTGGACAGGCTGTGCTCGAAGAGGATGCACTCGTAGTTATCGAGTAA
- a CDS encoding HesA/MoeB/ThiF family protein, whose product MIDLTEEQIERYSRHILLQDVGLEGQEKLLNAKVLIVGAGGLGSPVALYLAAAGVGHIGIVDADVVDLSNLQRQVIHQTKDLNTPKVESAKEKMIAINPDVEVTTYHTFLASDNAEEIIKPWDFIIDCTDNFPVKFLINDACVRLGKAFSHGGILRFQGQTFTHLPGTACYRCFFKEPPPAGTVPTSSQAGVLGAIAGMLGTIQAAEALKYFLGVGELLTDRLLTFDAKTMNFRTIKVKKRASCEICGDHPTIDHLIDYEQAACDLKHH is encoded by the coding sequence ATGATAGATTTAACAGAAGAACAGATAGAAAGATACAGCCGCCACATCCTCCTTCAGGATGTAGGCCTCGAGGGACAGGAAAAGCTCCTCAATGCCAAGGTACTCATCGTGGGTGCTGGAGGATTGGGGTCCCCAGTTGCCCTCTACCTCGCTGCAGCTGGCGTGGGACATATCGGTATCGTGGATGCCGATGTGGTTGACCTCAGTAACCTGCAACGCCAGGTTATCCATCAGACCAAAGACTTGAATACTCCTAAGGTGGAAAGCGCCAAGGAGAAGATGATTGCCATCAATCCTGATGTAGAGGTGACAACATATCATACTTTCCTCGCCTCAGACAATGCCGAGGAAATCATCAAGCCATGGGATTTCATCATCGATTGCACCGATAACTTCCCGGTGAAGTTCCTCATCAATGATGCCTGTGTGCGACTGGGCAAGGCATTCTCGCATGGCGGCATCCTGAGATTCCAGGGGCAGACCTTCACCCATCTGCCAGGCACGGCTTGTTACCGTTGTTTCTTCAAGGAGCCACCTCCAGCAGGCACTGTTCCTACCAGTAGCCAGGCAGGAGTCCTTGGTGCCATCGCTGGTATGCTCGGAACCATCCAGGCTGCCGAGGCGTTGAAGTACTTCCTCGGTGTGGGCGAACTGCTCACCGACCGATTGCTCACCTTTGATGCCAAGACGATGAACTTCCGCACCATCAAGGTAAAGAAGCGTGCATCCTGTGAAATCTGCGGCGACCACCCTACCATCGATCATCTCATCGACTACGAGCAGGCTGCGTGTGATTTGAAACACCACTAA